In the genome of Bacillota bacterium, the window CCTAGGCACCTCTTGCAAAGCAGCTAAGAGAATGACCATGTTGTACCCTAGAGTCTTCCAGACCGCTACCATTATGACGGCCGGCATCGCCCAACGAGTCGACGTAAGCCAAGGGATCGGTCCCAAGCCGATCCAGCCGAACACATAATTGATGAGGCCGATATCGGTGTCCAGCAGCCATTGCCAGATTAGGGCAACGGCCACACTCGACGCGACCACTGGCAGGAAGAACGCTGTACGGAACCAGTATAAGCCCCTTGTCTTGCCGTTCAATGCCAGCGCCAGGACGAGACCCAACGTTATGGTCAGCGGTACGGTGCCAAGTGAGTACAGGGTTGTGTTATATAGGGATTTCCAGAACAGCGGATCGGTAGCCAGTCGACGGTAGTTCTCTCCACCCACCAGTGTTGGCGGAGTGATAAGGTCCCAACTGGCGAAGCTAAGCAACAAAGAGGCAATTACCGGAAACGCGGAAAAGGCGACAAAGCCTAGTAAGTTTGGTGTCAGGAAAAGGTATCCGGCAAGCGCCTCCCTGGCTCGCTGAGGATTCCTAGCCATGCCCCACCGCACCTTTCGGAACGTGGTCGGAACCCGCCCCTTCGCGGCGGACCGAGTCCTTGGTTTGGCTCCCCCGAAGAATTGCCGGCAAGAGGTAAACGTAGTAGCCCATAACTGACCGACGGTTTGGCTACCGTGTGCCTCATCGACTGCATCACCAAAGCTCCCACAACCACCCTGCAGTCGATTGCCTGGCACACTCACAAGTCGCGTCTCGTGGGGGCACCGGAGGGGCGCTCACCGGCCCCTCCGGCCTTTGATCCGGTCGCGTGAAGAGTTTCCATCACCTTGAGCGGTCCAAGATCTCCTGGACGCGCGGCGCGATGGCATCCAACGCCCTCTGAGCAGGCTTCTCGCCTAGCGCGATGGCCTGTAATTCTGGGTTGAGGAGGGCTTCGACGTCCCCCCAGCCGGGCCGAAGCGGAAGCCTGCGCCCATAGTAATCCGAGATGGCTTGAGTTACTTCAGCAATCCGTCTTGGGGGCCTTGTTGGATCGGCAAACAGAGTCCACAGGTAAGGGTCGATTACGCTTGGGGGCACGCGCCTTGCCTTCACATAGAGCTCCTCGCCAGGCATCCCAGGGGCCCGTAGGAACTTCACGAACGTCCACGCGGCTTCGATATTCTTGCTGGTGGGACTGATGCCAATTGCGTTAGACTTAACGACTGTCGTACGCCGGTGAGCTCCGCCAGCGTATGGGAACGCTTCGAATTCAAAGTCCGGGAACTGCTGAAGAGCCAGGATTCCCGCGGCCCCTGACAAGTGCATCGCCAGCCGGTTGTTCACCATCCAGCGAGTCACCGCGTCTGGGTTAGGGAATTGCCCAGGTGGAGTGATGACACCTTGTTGGACCAACCCCGCAATCTCTTGGATGCGTTGCACCGACGCTGGTTGATTGAGAGTGAACTTCGTGCGCTCCTGGTCAAACACGTCCCCGCCCGCACTCCAGACGAAGGAAAGCCACTCCGGGAACAAGTATTGCATACCATAGCCGTACCGCCGGCTGGGGCCCGTGCCTCCACTTAAGGCCTTTGCTGCGGCAACAAAGTCCTCCCACCTCCAGTCCCATTGAGGCAAGGCTAGCCCCGCCTCCCTGAACATTTTCGTGTTCACAAATAGGTAATAAGGCGCCGTCCCCCATGGGAGACCGTAGTACCTGCCGTTCACCATGACCTCCTCTAGGCCTACGCGGTAATACCGCTCCAGAGGAATTCGATCGCGCTTGATGAGGTCGTTCAGGTCCAAGAGCGCCCCACGGGCGACGAACTCGTGTAGGTACAAGGAATCGACCCTCATGACGTCAGGCGCCCGACCACCTGCGATTAAGGTCATGAGCCCCTGCCGATACTCAGAGATTGGCATCACAACCGGTTCCACTCTGATGTCCGGATAGGCAGCGTGAAAAGCATCGATGATGTCCTTCTCGACACCGAGCGCAACAGGGTTTCCCCAGAACGCGTATCGGATGGTGATCGTACCAGCAGAAGCAATAGAGAGCCCCGAGAAAACGATGCTGGCAGTGACCAGTAACAAGACGGCCCATCTATGCAGGC includes:
- a CDS encoding sugar ABC transporter permease, whose protein sequence is MARNPQRAREALAGYLFLTPNLLGFVAFSAFPVIASLLLSFASWDLITPPTLVGGENYRRLATDPLFWKSLYNTTLYSLGTVPLTITLGLVLALALNGKTRGLYWFRTAFFLPVVASSVAVALIWQWLLDTDIGLINYVFGWIGLGPIPWLTSTRWAMPAVIMVAVWKTLGYNMVILLAALQEVPR
- a CDS encoding sugar ABC transporter substrate-binding protein codes for the protein MLLVTASIVFSGLSIASAGTITIRYAFWGNPVALGVEKDIIDAFHAAYPDIRVEPVVMPISEYRQGLMTLIAGGRAPDVMRVDSLYLHEFVARGALLDLNDLIKRDRIPLERYYRVGLEEVMVNGRYYGLPWGTAPYYLFVNTKMFREAGLALPQWDWRWEDFVAAAKALSGGTGPSRRYGYGMQYLFPEWLSFVWSAGGDVFDQERTKFTLNQPASVQRIQEIAGLVQQGVITPPGQFPNPDAVTRWMVNNRLAMHLSGAAGILALQQFPDFEFEAFPYAGGAHRRTTVVKSNAIGISPTSKNIEAAWTFVKFLRAPGMPGEELYVKARRVPPSVIDPYLWTLFADPTRPPRRIAEVTQAISDYYGRRLPLRPGWGDVEALLNPELQAIALGEKPAQRALDAIAPRVQEILDRSR